From a region of the Streptomyces tirandamycinicus genome:
- the pnuC gene encoding nicotinamide riboside transporter PnuC: MSLAEVLAPLQQPLFTPLGTPVSWTEVLGFGTGALCVWLVARQHIANWPVGIANNVLFVLLFTQAGLYADAGLQVVFITLAVYGWWTWTHGGGPGSDTLPVRRTTRAEWTWLLAAGVVGTAGLTLLLDRATDSDVPFWDALTTALSLMATYGQCRKRLESWWLWIAADVVYVPLYAYKELYLTALLYIGFMTLCVLGLRNWSRDLAARQPLPVPTGAARQDAPVDATAEATT; encoded by the coding sequence GTGAGCCTCGCGGAGGTACTCGCGCCGTTGCAGCAGCCGCTGTTCACGCCGCTCGGCACGCCGGTCAGCTGGACCGAGGTGCTCGGCTTCGGCACCGGGGCCCTGTGCGTCTGGCTCGTGGCCCGGCAGCACATCGCCAACTGGCCCGTCGGCATCGCCAACAACGTGCTCTTCGTCCTGCTCTTCACCCAGGCCGGCCTGTACGCCGACGCGGGGCTGCAGGTCGTCTTCATCACCCTCGCCGTGTACGGCTGGTGGACCTGGACCCACGGGGGTGGACCAGGCTCCGACACCCTCCCGGTGCGCCGCACCACGCGCGCCGAGTGGACGTGGCTGCTCGCGGCGGGGGTGGTGGGGACAGCCGGGCTGACACTGCTCCTGGACCGGGCCACCGACTCGGACGTCCCGTTCTGGGACGCGCTCACCACCGCGCTGTCCCTCATGGCGACGTACGGGCAGTGCCGCAAGCGGCTGGAGTCCTGGTGGCTGTGGATCGCGGCGGACGTGGTCTATGTGCCGCTGTACGCGTACAAGGAGCTGTACCTCACCGCGCTGCTGTACATCGGCTTCATGACGCTGTGCGTCCTCGGGCTGCGGAACTGGTCGCGCGACCTGGCGGCCCGGCAGCCCCTGCCGGTGCCCACCGGCGCGGCGCGGCAGGACGCGCCGGTGGACGCGACCGCGGAGGCGACGACGTGA